GCTTACCGGTTGCGGGGCATATAAAACCGTGGTCACGACACCTCTGGATACATTGATTAACGGAAGAAGAAGTATAAGGAGATATAAACAGTATCTCCCTCCGGAGGAGTGGATCAAAGAGATGATCATGGCGGCGATGAGAGCGCCTTCCCCAACAAACAGCCAGCCGGTACGGTTCATCCGCATCCTTTCCCCCGAGGTGAAGGACCATCTCCATCAGGCCATGGTGCGCGGCAGGGAGCGTTTATTGGAGGCTGTTAAAGAGAACAGCAGTTCAAAAAGATTGAAAAACTGGGTCAATGCCTACTCACGGTTTTCGGAATTCATGTTCACTGCCCCCGTCCTTTTTGCTGTGGGAACAACACTGACATTCGTCAGTCTCTCAGAAAGACTCTTCCGTGCCGGCATGACGGAACAGGGGCATAAAAAACACCGGGATGTGGATATTGCCGTAGGTCTGGCTCTGAAGGGCTATCTTCTGAAAGGAGAAGAGCTTGGCCTTGGTTCCTGTATCCTCAGCGCCCCGCTCATCTTCATTGAGGAACCGGAAAAGATTCTCTCCCTAGAAAAGATAGAAATCAAATGCTTTGTTACAACGGGCTATCCCGATGAGGAACCGGATTATATCAAGCGAAAAGAGTTCAGTGAAATCTACAGGGAAGTATAAATGAAGCGAAGGGTTGTCATCACCTCCATGGGGGTTCTCTCATCTCTCGGCGTTAACCATTGTGAGATTATAAAAAGCCTCAAAGAGAAAAAAGTAAATTTCGAAAGGCCCGTCTTTGACTCCGAAGTCGTCACCTCTCCCATCAGGAACTTCAATGCCCGTGATTATACGGGACGCTTTAAGGATGGCCGCTATTGTAACCGGGGCGCCCAATTTGCCGTTGCTTCTGCGATGGCGGCGATAAAGAATTCAGGGTATCAAAAAGAGGATCTTGCAGGAGCAGGACTCTTCGTCGGCACAGGTCCAAACCTCAATATCGGCGGCGAATTCCCGGAGATCCGGGGGGGCAAAATCGATCGGGAAGACCTTCAGGCATTGTGGATTCTGAAATTTCTGCCCAATACAGCAGCTTCTATCATCGCAAAGCTGTCAGAGATCCACGGAGAGAACCTCACGGTATCCACCGCCTGTTCGGCATCCTTACAAGCAATCGGAGAGGCCTTTCGCAAAATAAAGGACGGCTATCTTGATTTTGCATTTGCCGGGGGCGGCGATTCCCGCCTCAGCCCCGGGGGGATTCTGGCCTATAAAAAAGCGGGCGCCCTTTATGCCGGCAACAGTGATCCCGATACGGCAAGCAGACCCTTTGATTGCAGCCGGAGCGGTTTCGTACCCGGGGAGGGGGGCGCTTTTTTTCTTCTGGAAGAATTGGAAAAGGCGAAAACGCGTGGAGCGAAAATATACGGTGAAATCAGTGGTTACGCGAGTTCCATGGATGCTTATAACATGACCGCCCCGGACAGAGACGGGAAATGGGGAAAATTCGTTGTGCTCTCGGCATTACGGGAGGCGGGAATCTCACCCCAGCAGATCGACGTGATTTCCACACACGGGACGGGAACCCTTCTCAACGATGAGAGGGAAATGAATCTCATAGCCGAGCTCTACAGAGGGTGTCAGCCCCGCGTAATTGCATTGAAGTCCTGGATCGGCCATACCGCTTCCGCATGCGGGGCATTGGAACTCGCCCTCTCTCTCGTTTGTATGCAGGAGGAGTATCTGCCTGAGATCAGAAACCTGAAGGAGCCCTGCCATAGGGAAATCAACTTTGTTCGGGATGGAGGGGCCTTTTCATTCGGCACGTGCATCATTGAGAATTTCGGGTTTGGCGGGCAGAACAGCGCATTGATAGTAAAACGGACCAACGAACTTTTTTAATGCAGGACTTTAGTCCTGCAGATGAAGGCAGACCTGAAGGTTTGCGCTACATTTTCCCCCTTTTGTAAAGGGGGATACAGGGGGATTTTAGCCCCCCTTTTCCAAAGGGGGGAGATATTAATCTATTTTTTCGTAATAAACAGTATGGATGCAGAAATTGTAATTAATACAGAACTAAATGGTTTTATAATGCTTGACAGGGTGCTGGAAGTCGGCACTTCCCACATTGTGGGCACCCGATCCTTTTCAGATGCCCCTGTCTATTCGGGTCTGGAATCGCTTGCCCAGCTCGGTGCTTACCATGTCCGCTATCTTACCGGTTTTTCCAGGCATGTCTTTCTCATAAAAATCGCCCACTGCTCTCTCCCCTCGAAATGTATCCCTGAAGGGGAATATCTGTTATCCGGGACACTTCTCAGCCGGAGCGACTCTTCTTTTTCCTGCCGGTTGAAGGCCGAAAAGGAGGGGAAACCTGTAATGGAGGGGGAATTTCTTTTTACCGCGGTCGATTACGATCATAATTTCAAAAAGGGAAAATTACGTCGACACTACGTAAAGGTATTTTCATGTTTGCAGAAAGATTCAAAAATCGGCTGCTGATTCAGCAGCAATCCGGCCTCCACCGCAACCCGCCGGAGGTAACGATAAGGGAAGGGAAATTCCTCCTCATCGGCAACAGGAAAGTCGTGAATTTCGCTTCCAACGACTATCTAGGGCTCAGCGTTTCCGAGGAACTGCGTCAGAGAACGGCCCGAAATTTTCAGAAGTATGGAACGTCGTCTTCTTCATCGCGTTTAGTATCCGGTAATTATTCAGTAATAAACGAGGCTGAAAAAGCATACGCATCGTATTTCGGTTATCGCGATGCCCTGTTCTTCCCGAGCGGCTACCAGGCTAATCTGGGAATCCTTTCCACATTTCTTGAACGGGGAGATACCGTTATTTTTGACAAGCACATCCACGCAAGCGCTGTAAAAGGAATGACCATGAGCGGGGCAGATTTTTTCGGGTACAACCATAATTCCATGTCCCACCTTGAAAGAAGATTGGAAACTTACAAAAGCCGGCATGTTGCCGTTTTGACAGAGTCGATCTTTAGCATGGATGGAGATATTCTGGATGTCCCCGGTTTACAGATATTAAAAGAGCGTTACGGCTTTTTGACAATCGTTGATGAGGCCCACGCGTTCGGAGCCGCCGGTTTAGAAGGGCGCGGCATCGCCGGTCCCGTGGCGGATATTGCCGTTGGAACCTTCGGTAAGGCCTTTGGCTTTTTTGGCGCCTTCGTTCTTCTTCCCGAGGGATTTAAGGAATACCTCTTTAACTTTTCTTCTCCACTTATATATACCACAACCCTTCCGGAAGCGCACGCCGCCACAGCAATAGACATTCTGGAGATTATCGAGCGAAGTGAAGACAAGAGAAAACACCTAAGAGAAATCAGTCAATTTATGAAGGAAGGTTTGCGTCGCGAGGGGTTTCGGGTTTCCGGTGATGCACATATCCTGGCCATGGAGATCGGGGATGAGGCCAAAGCGGTGCAACTATCCCGGAAGCTCCTCGAAGAGAATATCTTCGTCCTGCCGGCCCGTTATCCAACGGTTCCCCTGCACCGTTCCATACTGAGAATTAGCATCACAGCGCTGTTTGAAGAAGAAGACGTTACCCTGTTTATTGATCGTGTAAAGGAAGTCTATGGAACGCTCGAGTAAAAAAATGCAAAATCTGTTTGTTGTGGGAACTGATACAGGGGTGGGAAAGACGGTACTCTCCCTTCTCCTGATGCAATTCTTTTTTGCAAAGGGATATGCCCCTTTTTATCTTAAGCCGTTACAGACCGGATGTAAGGATCCAAATGATATCGATAGTGATGCAAAATTCATTTACCGGCATATCGGGCGTTTAAAGGGAAAAGAACCGGCTGATTCAGTAATTTACTGCTTT
Above is a genomic segment from Deltaproteobacteria bacterium containing:
- a CDS encoding pyridoxal phosphate-dependent aminotransferase family protein, which produces MFAERFKNRLLIQQQSGLHRNPPEVTIREGKFLLIGNRKVVNFASNDYLGLSVSEELRQRTARNFQKYGTSSSSSRLVSGNYSVINEAEKAYASYFGYRDALFFPSGYQANLGILSTFLERGDTVIFDKHIHASAVKGMTMSGADFFGYNHNSMSHLERRLETYKSRHVAVLTESIFSMDGDILDVPGLQILKERYGFLTIVDEAHAFGAAGLEGRGIAGPVADIAVGTFGKAFGFFGAFVLLPEGFKEYLFNFSSPLIYTTTLPEAHAATAIDILEIIERSEDKRKHLREISQFMKEGLRREGFRVSGDAHILAMEIGDEAKAVQLSRKLLEENIFVLPARYPTVPLHRSILRISITALFEEEDVTLFIDRVKEVYGTLE
- a CDS encoding beta-ketoacyl-[acyl-carrier-protein] synthase family protein, with amino-acid sequence MKRRVVITSMGVLSSLGVNHCEIIKSLKEKKVNFERPVFDSEVVTSPIRNFNARDYTGRFKDGRYCNRGAQFAVASAMAAIKNSGYQKEDLAGAGLFVGTGPNLNIGGEFPEIRGGKIDREDLQALWILKFLPNTAASIIAKLSEIHGENLTVSTACSASLQAIGEAFRKIKDGYLDFAFAGGGDSRLSPGGILAYKKAGALYAGNSDPDTASRPFDCSRSGFVPGEGGAFFLLEELEKAKTRGAKIYGEISGYASSMDAYNMTAPDRDGKWGKFVVLSALREAGISPQQIDVISTHGTGTLLNDEREMNLIAELYRGCQPRVIALKSWIGHTASACGALELALSLVCMQEEYLPEIRNLKEPCHREINFVRDGGAFSFGTCIIENFGFGGQNSALIVKRTNELF
- a CDS encoding nitroreductase family protein, which encodes MVTTPLDTLINGRRSIRRYKQYLPPEEWIKEMIMAAMRAPSPTNSQPVRFIRILSPEVKDHLHQAMVRGRERLLEAVKENSSSKRLKNWVNAYSRFSEFMFTAPVLFAVGTTLTFVSLSERLFRAGMTEQGHKKHRDVDIAVGLALKGYLLKGEELGLGSCILSAPLIFIEEPEKILSLEKIEIKCFVTTGYPDEEPDYIKRKEFSEIYREV